The following proteins are co-located in the Camelina sativa cultivar DH55 chromosome 12, Cs, whole genome shotgun sequence genome:
- the LOC104731354 gene encoding GPN-loop GTPase 1-like, producing the protein MAGSGKTSFLHRLVCHTFDSKSRGYVVNLDPAVMCLPFGANIDIRDTVKYKEVMKQYNLGPNGGILTSLNLFATKFDEVVSVIEKRADQLDYVLVDTPGQIEIFTWSASGAIITEAFAVVTYVVDTPRSTSPMTFMSNMLYACSILYKTRLPLILAFNKTDVADHKFALEWMKDFEVFQAAMYTD; encoded by the exons ATGGCAG GTAGTGGAAAAACAAGCTTCCTTCATCGTTTGGTCTGCCATACCTTTGATTCAAAGAGCCGTGGCTATGTGGTGAACCTTGATCCTGCTGTTATGTGTCTACCATTTGGTGCCAACATCGATATTAGAGACACTGTCAAGTACAAGGAAGTTATGAAGCAGTACAATTTGGGGCCTAATGGTGGGATTCTCACTTCACTCAACTTGTTTGCTACAAAATTCGACGAG GTCGTCTCTGTGATTGAGAAACGTGCAGACCAGCTTGATTATGTCCTTGTTGATACTCCTGGTCAGATTGAAATCTTTACATGGTCTGCTTCTGGGGCTATTATCACTGAAGCTTTCGCTGTTGTCACCTATGTTGTTGATACTCCACGTTCCACAAGCCCAATGACTTTTATGAGTAACATGCTCTATGCTTGTAGCATTCTCTACAAGACTCGGTTGCCTCTCATCTTGGCTTTCAACAAAACCGATGTTGCAGATCACAAGTTTGCGTTAGAG